Proteins encoded by one window of Bacillus sp. DTU_2020_1000418_1_SI_GHA_SEK_038:
- a CDS encoding response regulator transcription factor, whose protein sequence is MIKVLIVDDQPLIREGLGSLLNLREEIEVIGTAGDGAEALNKALNLMPDIVLMDIRMPNVNGVEGTRLLREKVPQVKVLMLTTFSDSEYIFDALEEGASGYLLKDMSTDTIVQAIITVFHGGVVLPKDFTSNVLTEMRLKTSREESSSEASIPSSLDELTGRELEVLSHLGQGLNNKEIADTLFITEGTVKNHVSNIIQKLELRDRTQAAIFAVRYGITTF, encoded by the coding sequence AGGGTTAGGCTCTCTTTTAAACCTCCGTGAAGAAATCGAAGTCATAGGTACAGCAGGTGACGGAGCCGAAGCACTTAACAAGGCTTTAAACCTTATGCCTGATATCGTTTTAATGGACATTCGCATGCCAAATGTTAATGGGGTTGAAGGAACAAGACTTTTAAGGGAAAAAGTTCCCCAAGTTAAGGTGCTAATGCTGACAACTTTTAGTGACAGTGAATACATATTTGATGCGTTAGAGGAAGGGGCAAGCGGGTATTTATTAAAGGATATGTCAACTGACACAATCGTTCAGGCGATTATAACCGTTTTCCATGGAGGTGTAGTCCTCCCTAAGGATTTCACTTCCAATGTGCTAACGGAAATGCGGCTAAAAACTAGCAGAGAAGAAAGCAGTTCGGAAGCCTCCATCCCCTCTTCCTTAGATGAGTTAACAGGTCGTGAGCTTGAAGTATTGAGCCACCTTGGCCAAGGATTAAACAATAAAGAAATTGCCGATACGTTATTTATTACCGAAGGAACGGTCAAAAATCATGTTTCGAATATTATACAAAAGCTTGAGCTTAGGGATCGTACACAAGCAGCCATTTTTGCGGTACGCTACGGCATCACTACATTCTAA